A stretch of DNA from Polyodon spathula isolate WHYD16114869_AA chromosome 20, ASM1765450v1, whole genome shotgun sequence:
tcctCTTTGAACTGTGTGGTTTGCGGTTCGTGTCTACCCCCTGTCTGACATTCAGTCCAGGACCTTTCTCAAACAGAGACTCCTGATTTATCATGTGATGCACCTGCCTTTCGTAAGGGTTGCTGAAATTGGTTGCATGTCACATGAATTGGTCTCATGTCACATGTTGCATGCCAAGTGAAAAGTCTGGTTTGCTCGTACAATTATGGGTTTGGAACTTGTGGAGGTATTACCCCATTATGTGGCCATATTGCCCCAACCGATTCCCAATTAAACGATTACAACTGTGTTGTGTTATGAACCTCAAGTTCTTATTGCCATGTCATACAATTGTTTTTACAAGGCGGACTAAAGGAATTTTAATATGGTCTGGTTTGCATTTCTTCCATAGGGTGGCACCCACATCATGCGTCGATCACCAGACCTTCAATATTGTCACCTACTGACTCGAACACTTTTGGTGCACAACAAACGCCCCTTGTAGCATTGTGTACATTGCTTGGCTGGACCATGATTTTTAAAGTATAGCTATTGCAACACCATTAAGTTAATTTGTTGCCTTTTTAGGTGGTGGGGATTTGTAGAGGTGTAGAGGCGGCCTCCAATAGTGCTGATTCAGATGAGTTCTGTAACAACTTATCGGCATCTCCAAAAGCCCTTAAAGAAAACAGACACCATAAAAAAAAGCGTTTGCCTTGGCAACCAGCCACCAAAGCATTTAGCTCTCTTTTCTTGCTTCATCCAGCTCCTGCTTGTGCTCCAGCAGCCGAACACGAATGAGTTTCTAGATGACAGGATGgtcttgctttttaaaagacCTCCATTTTATATTTGCGGCAGCTTTATCTTTTCAGAGCATTGTTTCCTTGCTAGTCATGCCAGGTTTCCTGCCTTATAATACTGTGGTGTGTTGTGGGGAGAGGAGAATAAGAGGGAGATTGGAGTCTGATTGGAGTCTGGGCTGGCTTTGGAGCAGTGATGAAAGAAAGCTCAATGTGGCAGATACAAAACCAGGGGCATAGAGACTGGCCCTTGCGTGAGGCCAGGTCCCAAAGCCTACTTGATTGTtctatcatcttttttttttttttcttttttataaaatacattttgtgctCAGTGACGTCTAGCTTCATCGAGGTCATGTGACTCTATAACTTTACTACAACAGGTTGGGTTAACATATATAGTGACTGAATAGTGTTTCTGTCTGTCTCCACTTGGTAAGACTTGGGAATGCTCCGCTACTGAAGTGGCATGCTATTTCTGTTCTGAGACTGACTTAAAATGCCGGGTGTGGATTTACACGGATAGAAGAAAATATTCATAAATGGATTAAGAGTCTGTCCAGGAAATTAATTTGATAATTGACTGCCATTCGGTCTCTGCATGGCTTGTTGAGTCTTGATGCATGAGGAGCTCTGTAAgtattaaacatttaaaggtCTATCTGTTTGACTGTTTGCTGTGTGACtatatctgtttttatatatttttattttttatatatatatatatgtgtaatatatatatatatatatatatatatatatatatatatatatatatatatatatatatatatatatattaaaacatacagtCACACAGCAAACAGTCAAAccaatgttatttaaactcaactgctacaataattttaaaaatgaatgaaatgttTGGCGAGCTGTTcagaaaagtaaacacaaaaaagacatttgaatAAACAAAGCTAATTTAATTTGTCAgtccagttttttatttttttgagaaagCGTATTAGGAGTTTGTCAGCCTGTCATTGTAATAATGTCTTCTTGCTGTGAATAGGCAACTTAAGTACTCAGAGGGGGTTGGACAGCTGAAACTTCAGTATTATGCTGTCATTTAGGCCACTTGATTGCAAGTCAAGATAACTCACGATGACACATGGCTTCAACTCTTAGATAATGTGCCATGATATGGGTCTACAGCTGTTTCTGTAGCTTTGGTACTTAAAACATGAGCTGGAAACCAGTCTGTAACAGTGATTCTCTGGGAATAAAAGCTTAACCTTGAACAGATATTTGTAGATGCCCTTCATGTGGAGTCAAGATGATTGTGTATGAACTAGACAAACTGactgtgtctatctgtctgtagaGGTTGCAGCCCTGTTCAGCTTTAAAGGGAATGACAGGGGACTACAACATTTTCCAGTGAGACGATTTTTttggacacaaaataaaatgacaaaatgaaTTGCTTAAATCAGAAAAGTGACATGCATGAAATGCTTCTAATTTACATGGAAatataatgttgtgtttttgtacacTTTTGCATACTACATATTTGCATTTCCAAAAGTATTTTAAGAATGTGGAAGTCGATGTCCAGTAATAGACATTTTTGTGCATATTCCTTGCTACTGAAAATAACctcttctgttgaaaaaaaaaatgtaactagtttATTACAACTGCATCGCAACTCTttaatagcaaagtgtaataaagcgcAGTGAAAGAACAGGCTGGGAATACTGCAGGTTAGCTTTGTAAAAACCTGTGGGATATGGTTAAGTATattgaaaagcatggcaaaccagggtaaaccattgtaaatgcatagtatcaCCATGACAAAAGAATGGGAAAACTGCAATATGACAGATTTACCTtggaaatgttttagaaaagaagTTAAACCTGCTCACTCACAAAGCAGCGATTACAAAGTGGATGagcttaaataataacaaaaagggtTATCAGCAGTCTACCACCTGGCAAAGTAAGTGTTGACAAGAAGTGTGCCTGTTTGTCTGACATGTAGGATTGGGTATTTTATTCACCACAATAGTATGCGCTAATGCAATGTCTTTTCAATATACAACACATTGTAATAAAACACCACACTTTTGTCAAGGTacgcattgcattgcattgtactgCTGTTATGCTACATTGTGCTGCTTGTATCTAGAGCATTTCGGTACTGTACAGCCAGTCAGTTTTATATTAACCTTGTAATCGTATGCTGTTCTTCCCAAAGTTTCTATTAAGTGTGAAAGAAATCAGTTTTATGTCTGAAATGTGAGTGATATTTGTGTGGTAATAGCCAAAGTAATATTATAAGGAGCGTACTGACTCCCATTATGTTCTTGCCAAGACATTTCAACGTGGTAATAAGAAAACATTAACAGGGTTGATTTATTAAGCAGGGTCCCCTGTTAATGTTTACATCTTATTGTTGCTGGATCTATAGTAAACCAGAATTAggatacattattaaaataccaGACGGTCTATAATAGTACTTGCAGTAAAAGATTTGAACTATttacaatttaaacaatacagtttAAGAACTTTGCTTGTTTAATATACATGGAACTCGTCACAGTTTTACAATAAAGACAAAGTTTTGTACTTCAGAGATCAGTGTTCACTCCTGTGCACTGCAACGACTTAAAAACTTGTCCCCAATTTGCGTGAAAAACCACACAATGTAATAAATTGTATTGTACTCTGATAGTTGTCCAAATCTGACTCTCATTTTCCATCCACGGAGTACTGCATCTGTAAATAAAACTTCTGATGATAAGATAATTACTGAAATAATAACATTTCTGGTTTCCTGgaaaaaaaacgtttaaaaagtgcattttgaTATTGCAGCAAATAGAAATGAGCAAGCCAAAAAATATGTGcttattctagttttttttttttttttttttctccagtgcaGTTGCGCTGCTCCGGTCATGGTTGAATCCTTTGTACTCATCTTCCCATTCTCGTAAGCACTGTCCAAACACAGCTtcactgtgtttttcacattGTATTTGCCAAAGGTGTGTTAGCAGTGAATGCTGGCCAACACCTGGAGGGTTGTTGTAGAAACTGTTGTGCCAAGAGAGCCCACCCCCGTTTATAAAAAGTAACTATCTGCAACTCCACGAGAAGAAATGGGATTCCTGTCGGGAGTAGAGGTGTACTGATATAATAATGTCATGATACAATGCGTATCACGATATGCAGGCCATGATACGATGTATCATGATACATGAGATGGTCTACTTGTCAGAAGCACAATAAAATCAGATTTTCATTTAGTAatggattattttgttaaaagacaaacaaataattGCGATAGGGAGAGTATGTGACCATACCAACTGTAAATACACCTGCTGAACCACGATGAGCTATGTTTTGCTTTTAGTCACATTACAAACGATACATACCTCTGCTGCAATATGATATATCATGTAAGGCAAGTGTCACGATTCATTGATACACAGTGAATTGTTACACCCCTAGGCCAAGGGTAGTATAGCACATGGGCTACAATATCAATCCAACCGGATTTTTCAAGAACCTTTGAACAAACATCTCTTGGTTACTGAAAGTGTAAATATAAACAGTTCTTTAAATATGTTTGGTGTTTGTGAATTCATTTTTCATGAAAGGTCAGGGAAAGTGAGCAAAAGGTAAAATATGGATAACAAaagttacatttctaaaaaactaaataacagaTTAAAACCATAACATTATTTGAAAGTGCAACCCATGCTTTCAGAAAGATTAAAAGGAacgaaagaataaataaaatgtattcccaAGTTGTGTCTCTCATACATACATGAGTGTTGCGTTCCTCTTGTGATGAAAAGCTGCCTCTGAGAAAAAAAGCATggtgtatttttacagctgtcaagttgaaagaaaagaaaaatgggcTATGCAGTGTGCTGCCATCTTATTTGAATTGGAATGGTCTTGAAGTTAACAGTAAAAGTAGAGAAATGAAGAAATGGTGAATACCCACTGCTCCCTGTTTCTGAAGATTATTCACTGAGGGTGTATAGCATGTGTAAACCCATTTCTATTTGACAAGTCAAGCCTCATTGGAATGAATGTCTCTGCCCATGCATTGTTGCTGAGCGCAAGGCCCATAGGAACAGGAGTTTTGGTAAAGtttttgtggcagccattttaaacCAACTACCAGCCAGGGACCCACACATTCGCATTCAACAGAACACCATGGTACAAAATAGTTTGATCCACAATGATGccccaacaaaagaaaaaaaaaaagaatgttgagGGTGAAGTTTCCAAACCTCCCCTTTGTGCATTAGAATCATAAAGTACAGTATAGATATGTTAATTTGTGATGCCTTCAAACACAGTTAATGTACTGGGGGAGGAATGGTGGGAATCACAGCTAAACATGTTTGCCTTCAAAACCAAAATTATATTTCATATGGCTAGAACAGTGGATGGAATTTGCCATTTAACTGATGAAACATTTCTTACTCCATCATCTGGAAGAACTTTGGGGAAAATAATGTTTCATCTTGGTAAACGGCTCTGATTTTTACACAGTGTGGAATGAAATGCATCCCATCCCCCCCACAGGCACACGATTGCTTTCTCTCACTCCTATCACTCCGGCCTGTATTTGTGCTTTGTCTGAGTCTGAAGGGAAATTGATGTTGAGCCTAAGAAAGACGGACAGTGATTTTATAGCACCCTGCTGCTGTTTAGACTCCCGCACTGGCTCCTCCTACCCAGAGGCATGTGAGCTACCTCATTTCAAACACAGGCTGTAGATCACCCAAGACATGGTACTGCTTGCTAACTGAAGTAACCTGCCCTCTGCTCTTTACTTACCATTCCATCACGCAACTGTCTCTCCCACATCCCACTCCCCCACCACAAAACACTCATTGTACTACCTTTACATGTTCTcctcgcatttttttttttatcactagtTAATAAAAGCAGGGTAGTaattgtttatacagtatatttgggCGTGGGGGTGGAGGTTCGTGTAATGTGTGGCTAATGATGGCCCATGTTCCAGTTTGTTCATCTAATATAAAGATGTCATGCAAAGAAAATCAATGTATAAATGGCATATTATGAACGAAACAACACACATTTTAGTGTATAAAAGAGtatttctctcctttctttaagaACTAATTAAATGAGGTACTGGCTTTTACTTTAGAAATCTATATACTGCCAGACTGTGGCGTTCTAACCAGAGTATACTGTACTTCTAACAGCCACACGAGGTAGTAGTGGAGTGTATTGCTTCATTGGCATGGAGTCAGTGAAGAACACTGAATTAAAACAGACTTATCTCAGTGAGTTGTGAAATGTTAGCTGGTTTACTGGCTCACTGCTGCCCCTTGTTACAGGAGGAATGTTCCAGTGATCAGGCCTCGCTCATGGCACCTGGCCAAGCTCTCTGAACAGCAGCCTGACAGCCCTGCCATGCAGTTTCACCCGGGCTCCTTCAGCTTGTCCTGGCACTCAGGTTGTGAATCTAGGTGAGTGGGCTCTGTTTTATATCTTGTGAAGATTGCAAACCAAGCTGTGGTAAAATGTGCTTCTGTAGTGAGCTGTAACGAAAGCTTTTAACAGTGGAGAGCCAAGAACTAATCACTGGGTTAAACTTTGGACTTTTCActtttacttgtatttataatatactgtGAAACTTTATCCTGCACTTTGGTTACATTTTGtcactttaaatataaaatgaaatggctACATTATTACAAGATGATTTTTGTAATTTAATGAATATAGAGAATCGTTAGCATGGCAGGGtcgatttttttaaatagttctaAAAATAGTATCAATTATTGTTAGTTTCAATAACTACAGATTAAGTATCACATGAGCAAAAAGTGATAAACCACAGTTTAATGCAGAACTTGCGATAACTTGTACATCGGTAATTGGTCAATTCCTCCAGCGTTTAAGGACATGCACTGTCTGACAGAGTCTGCTGGTACAGTTTGTGTCTGAGGGAAatgggagaggggggaggggagggggggttcaCTTAATTAGTAAAACTTAAAGTTCAAAGTTTAAACCCACCAGTGGAGCAGTAATAGAGTGTGATTGGGAGTGTTTTGTGATCTCATGTATTTCATCTCATGCACAAAGTGCATAATATTATTATACCTTCTTTTAAAACAACTGTTACAATTCACTCCTCACCCCTCCCCTCGCAAAAGTATCATATTAAGATATGAAGGGCCAGTTCTGGGAtcaaatgcataaaaaataaacctgaaaaacAAGTCAAATACATAACAATAAGATCAGTCTTAATAGCAAACAATGTACTTTCTTTGTTCACATATTTTGTTAAGCACATAAATGCTGCCATACATGTACAAGAGATGTGCTTGCACAAGCAAGGTTTAAAGCTGTGTATACAGTACTGAGCCTGTACGATTCTGTTTATATTGAAAAAGGGACATTTCTGTCAGTAACATGTTCCCAATGAGACTATGTTATGAGGAAGTTTAGTTGAATTTCAACATGTACaggatgcatgttttattttgggAGTTTGATTCTGAAATCTCCAAAAAAACAGACGTATGTGGTTTGGTAAGTTGTtgctttttataataattttgtttGTTAGCCATGTACTATAAGTATTGTGCCCTTAAAACCGACTTGAAAAACACAAGGTCATACTATGTCAGTAGTAATTTACATTTAGTTTGTTCCGAGTTCAATTTTGTGGGCtattctgaagtaaaaaaaaaaaaaaaaaaaaaaaaaaaaaagttggactGTAATTATTTATAAAGTTTCTCAAGTGGGCTggtaaataaagcaaatactcTGTCTTCTTTTCCAGTGATCTTTCAATGCAGTGGAACCAGCTTTCTCGACATTGCAGTACGGACCGAAGCAGCTCCATTGGTAGTATGGAAAGCCTGGACCCGCCCAGCCAGGGCTACTACGAGGGCCAGCTTTCTCCAGTCGACCAGTCCATCTTCCACGACAAGAGGGACTCTGCCTACAGCTCCTTTTCTGCCAGCTCCAACACCTCAGACTACGCTGTCTCTCTGAAGCCTGATGAGTCCAGCTCCATGGACAACCTGCATGGGCTGGGGCCTTGCAGGTATGCTGAAGGGAGGTGCGTTCATGGTGTCGTTGAGTCTGGTGGACTATTGGAAGAAAGTAAGCCCTGTTGCATAGGCCAGCACTCGGAGGTAAAGGGGCATCCGTCGTCTTACAGTTATGGTGAAGACAGCAAAAGCAGTGCTTCAAAAGGTCCTCCTCAGCCTCCTGTCCGCCGGGAGAGTTTCAAAGCCACCAGAACTGGTCCTGGTTGTGCGGATAAGCGTAGAGCCTCTGATCCTGTGCACATGTTGAATCAGCCTGGTAATTGGACCTCCAGTACCCTGCTGTCCAATGGCAAGAACTCCAACAAGCCAAACTGCAATCCGGGCTGTTCAACAGATGCTAGAAATCTCCAACAAAATGGTGCTGTTGACCAGTACTACATGCTGAGCTCACAACTGGAGCAGTGTAAGAGCTGCAGCCCTGAGACTGTTCCAAATGAAGGTTACCTTAATCAGCATAGCACAGACGCCTCAAGGCAAAAGAACTATAGCCCCTGTGTGCCAGAAGAGTTTGGGTGCCTTGGTGGAAAGAGTGAAGCTCTGGGAAAGGAGCTGTCCTCAGATGGTCCTCTTGAGTCTGCGTGTCTTAAGAAAGAGCATTTGATGGGACATCATGGGCACAGACATAGTGCACCTGAAAAGCTCTTTTCATCACAGTTGCCATCTCTTGACCTCTCAAGTTGTCAAGACGGTGCTTTAGACAAGCCAGCTCCTCATGATCCATATGTGTGGAAAGGGTCCCCTTTGCATCCCCAAGAAGAAGAGAACCTGACAAGTAAAGAATTTCCTCACCCTGTAACCAAAGGCTATAATGTCGAGTGGGCAGAAAGCCAGTGCTCCACACCTGGATCAGTCACAGCTTCAGAAATTGTCAAGCCCAAAGTAGAAGCTAACACCATAGATGGTCATTCGGATGTTGGAAGCTGCAACAATCAAACCTGGGGAAGGTGTTTTAGTGTTCCTGGTGAGATGCCAAAGCCTGGGCCAGAAACCCTTGACCTCAAAAACATAGGCTTGACTTCAGCTTCCAGTGTAGACACTCTACTGGGGGAAGACAGAATATATGAGAAAAGCAAGCCTGAGGTCGCCGCTAAGCCTGCAGCTTCTCGGCAGCACAGGTCTTCCAAAGCCAGGCGTAGAAGTGAACGGTTTGCCACCAACTTGCGCAACGAGATCCAGCGAAAGAAGGCACAACTTCAGAAAAGCAGAGGCTCCTCGACCCTTCTGTATGGAGAAGAAACAGTGGAGGAGGTGAATGAGCAACCGGAATATGATTCACCTTGTAGTGACAGCTCACCCTCTTCACAAGGGAGTGagtcaaaattaaataaaaccaccAGCCCTACTGAGGTGCACATTAGCCAACCTGATGCCAGAAGCCAAGAGGCTATTTTCCATGAGACCAGAAGTTCTCATTGGCATCCGAAAGTACATCAGAATACCAGCTGCAGAAGACCTCCGCAGCAGAAAGGTCCACAGAATACTAGCTGCAGAAGTCCTTCTCCACAGCAGACAGATCCACAGAATGCCAGATGCAGAAGTCCTTCTCCACAGCAGACAGGTCCACAGAATATCAGCTGCAGAAGTCCTTCTCCACAGCAGAAAGGTCCACAGACTATCAGCTGCAGAAGTCCTTCTCCACAGCAGACAGGTCCACAGAATATCAGCTGCAGAAGTCCTTCTCCACAGCAGAAAGGTCCACAGACTATCAGCTGCAGAAGTCCTTCTCCACATCAGACAGGTCCACAGAATATCAGATGCAGAAGTCCTCCCCTACAGCAGACAGGTCCACAGAATATCAGATGCAGAAGTCCTCCCCTACAGCAGACAGGTCCACAGAACTTTGGCAGCAGGTTTAGAGAAATCGCACATCATACTCCTTCCCCAGAAATTTCAGAGAAAAAAGAAGACCAGACCCACAGTAAAGGTGGAAGATGGAAGTGGACACCTGAGCACAAGCTACAACCTCAGGTGAAGCCAGAGAAGGAAAACCACAGCAGGATGACCTCAGACGTGGTGAGACCTTCCAAGCCAGCTCCAGCCTTAGCTTCCAAAGAGAGCGATATCCTGCCCTTTGCAGACAGAAGGAAGTTCTTTGAAGAGACAAGCAAGAGTCTTTCTTCATCTCATCTACCAAACCTTCCAGTCAGGCACAATAAGTCTGATCTCAGTGAGAAATACCTGGAAAAACCTAACTGCAATCCTAACCACTCATATTGTCCAGGAGAAAGGAGATACTCCCCAGGACCTACTCCCCAAACCTACTACAGCCCTGAAGTATTAAGTGCCTATCATCCCACAGAGCTCAGACCCGTGGAACAGCATAGATGCTGCAACCAAGATAAGGATGAAGCAGATCTGAACCACAGCTGCTGTTACAGGATGAGAACTTCTGAGACTGTGGCAC
This window harbors:
- the LOC121295545 gene encoding protein Shroom4-like isoform X3, encoding MQFHPGSFSLSWHSGCESSDLSMQWNQLSRHCSTDRSSSIGSMESLDPPSQGYYEGQLSPVDQSIFHDKRDSAYSSFSASSNTSDYAVSLKPDESSSMDNLHGLGPCRYAEGRCVHGVVESGGLLEESKPCCIGQHSEVKGHPSSYSYGEDSKSSASKGPPQPPVRRESFKATRTGPGCADKRRASDPVHMLNQPGNWTSSTLLSNGKNSNKPNCNPGCSTDARNLQQNGAVDQYYMLSSQLEQCKSCSPETVPNEGYLNQHSTDASRQKNYSPCVPEEFGCLGGKSEALGKELSSDGPLESACLKKEHLMGHHGHRHSAPEKLFSSQLPSLDLSSCQDGALDKPAPHDPYVWKGSPLHPQEEENLTSKEFPHPVTKGYNVEWAESQCSTPGSVTASEIVKPKVEANTIDGHSDVGSCNNQTWGRCFSVPGEMPKPGPETLDLKNIGLTSASSVDTLLGEDRIYEKSKPEVAAKPAASRQHRSSKARRRSERFATNLRNEIQRKKAQLQKSRGSSTLLYGEETVEEVNEQPEYDSPCSDSSPSSQGSESKLNKTTSPTEVHISQPDARSQEAIFHETRSSHWHPKVHQNTSCRRPPQQKGPQNTSCRSPSPQQTDPQNARCRSPSPQQTGPQNISCRSPSPQQKGPQTISCRSPSPQQTGPQNISCRSPSPQQKGPQTISCRSPSPHQTGPQNIRCRSPPLQQTGPQNIRCRSPPLQQTGPQNFGSRFREIAHHTPSPEISEKKEDQTHSKGGRWKWTPEHKLQPQVKPEKENHSRMTSDVVRPSKPAPALASKESDILPFADRRKFFEETSKSLSSSHLPNLPVRHNKSDLSEKYLEKPNCNPNHSYCPGERRYSPGPTPQTYYSPEVLSAYHPTELRPVEQHRCCNQDKDEADLNHSCCYRMRTSETVAHKPMAYFVSEDCRTLPHRHRQYCEHYLHTRNSDFYSTPVAVYEECASHHVCNPERKPLFETFPVEEQEQTKINRKVSLTESVFGDFQCCRKSCQLGDATQQPESRWVHHRAASSYDLSQDQESTSWTTTPLEGHSEGFVKFPQRGRALSESNIQVDLQRLQWLQRREFGGPAALCELEEPRPREEEAGKKKGPPPPRPPPPNWEKYKHRRASHSALCSLPTSQRAPPLRYNSSPSDPSPPPCSLETSRQRSRSLPLREPLENYLRCFHEPHGLLLANHRSALVPKTCNPLCCAGRQDSICELHGDPVPPRIPDALAVSAAAGLQSRRAETSMDKEAMGVPMKTHQVVMGHEKRALYGNLLCFSIKPEKGFEGLAESYFAMNYEQNGDVYRRPEEFKKAAPTTTRCILIQPKENILETNIDEYRREDAISEGLPACYQSTRETPTHLGVSVLETDIDTIPEEGEEPPQVEVVKAALVNLTPDELLRDIVSTDSSLAGILDPCSRLTAADLMEEIFPRSEENRPAEKRRNNRNVLQLNVDIQPERCSPLAHSMTSGPSVSPTSCSSYYSTSAGKAELLNRMKELPGMEEEEEDDELAIKKQQLIDSLSRKLSVLREAQQSLLEDIGANCTLGEEVESLVQTVCKPNELDKFRMFIGDLEKVVSLLLSLSGRLARVENALSGLSLEASHDERLALTEKKQQLSGQLGEARELKEHVDRRERVVLEVLSRYLTEEQLQDYRHFVKMKSALIIEQRQLEEKIRLGEEQLRCLCESLGTGLAQC
- the LOC121295545 gene encoding protein Shroom4-like isoform X2, which produces MDQRVETIDQLVSFRHIQVHLQGGAPWGFTLKGGLEHGEPLIVSKIEDGGKAALSKKLGVGDELVSINGSALYGSRQEALVLIKGSYRILKMVVRRRNVPVIRPRSWHLAKLSEQQPDSPAMQFHPGSFSLSWHSGCESSDLSMQWNQLSRHCSTDRSSSIGSMESLDPPSQGYYEGQLSPVDQSIFHDKRDSAYSSFSASSNTSDYAVSLKPDESSSMDNLHGLGPCRYAEGRCVHGVVESGGLLEESKPCCIGQHSEVKGHPSSYSYGEDSKSSASKGPPQPPVRRESFKATRTGPGCADKRRASDPVHMLNQPGNWTSSTLLSNGKNSNKPNCNPGCSTDARNLQQNGAVDQYYMLSSQLEQCKSCSPETVPNEGYLNQHSTDASRQKNYSPCVPEEFGCLGGKSEALGKELSSDGPLESACLKKEHLMGHHGHRHSAPEKLFSSQLPSLDLSSCQDGALDKPAPHDPYVWKGSPLHPQEEENLTSKEFPHPVTKGYNVEWAESQCSTPGSVTASEIVKPKVEANTIDGHSDVGSCNNQTWGRCFSVPGEMPKPGPETLDLKNIGLTSASSVDTLLGEDRIYEKSKPEVAAKPAASRQHRSSKARRRSERFATNLRNEIQRKKAQLQKSRGSSTLLYGEETVEEVNEQPEYDSPCSDSSPSSQGSESKLNKTTSPTEVHISQPDARSQEAIFHETRSSHWHPKVHQNTSCRRPPQQKGPQNTSCRSPSPQQTDPQNARCRSPSPQQTGPQNISCRSPSPQQKGPQTISCRSPSPQQTGPQNISCRSPSPQQKGPQTISCRSPSPHQTGPQNIRCRSPPLQQTGPQNFGSRFREIAHHTPSPEISEKKEDQTHSKGGRWKWTPEHKLQPQVKPEKENHSRMTSDVVRPSKPAPALASKESDILPFADRRKFFEETSKSLSSSHLPNLPVRHNKSDLSEKYLEKPNCNPNHSYCPGERRYSPGPTPQTYYSPEVLSAYHPTELRPVEQHRCCNQDKDEADLNHSCCYRMRTSETVAHKPMAYFVSEDCRTLPHRHRQYCEHYLHTRNSDFYSTPVAVYEECASHHVCNPERKPLFETFPVEEQEQTKINRKVSLTESVFGDFQCCRKSCQLGDATQQPESRWVHHRAASSYDLSQDQESTSWTTTPLEGHSEGFVKFPQRGRALSESNIQVDLQRLQWLQRREFGGPAALCELEEPRPREEEAGKKKGPPPPRPPPPNWEKYKHRRASHSALCSLPTSQRAPPLRYNSSPSDPSPPPCSLETSRQRSRSLPLREPLENYLRCFHEPHGLLLANHRSALVPKTCNPLCCAGRQDSICELHGDPVPPRIPDALAVSAAAGLQSRRAETSMDKEAMGVPMKTHQVVMGHEKRALYGNLLCFSIKPEKGFEGLAESYFAMNYEQNGDVYRRPEEFKKAAPTTTRCILIQPKENILETNIDEYRREDAISEGLPACYQSTRETPTHLGVSVLETDIDTIPEEGEEPPQVEVVKAALVNLTPDELLRDIVSTDSSLAGILDPCSRLTAADLMEEIFPRSEENRPAEKRRNNRNVLQLNVDIQPERCSPLAHSMTSGPSVSPTSCSSYYSTSAGKAELLNRMKELPGMEEEEEDDELAIKKQQLIDSLSRKLSVLREAQQSLLEDIGANCTLGEEVESLVQTVCKPNELDKFRMFIGDLEKVVSLLLSLSGRLARVENALSGLSLEASHDERLALTEKKQQLSGQLGEARELKEHVDRRERVVLEVLSRYLTEEQLQDYRHFVKMKSALIIEQRQLEEKIRLGEEQLRCLCESLGTGLAQC
- the LOC121295545 gene encoding protein Shroom4-like isoform X1, translating into MDQRVETIDQLVSFRHIQVHLQGGAPWGFTLKGGLEHGEPLIVSKIEDGGKAALSKKLGVGDELVSINGSALYGSRQEALVLIKGSYRILKMVVRRRNVPVIRPRSWHLAKLSEQQPDSPAMQFHPGSFSLSWHSGCESSDLSMQWNQLSRHCSTDRSSSIGSMESLDPPSQGYYEGQLSPVDQSIFHDKRDSAYSSFSASSNTSDYAVSLKPDESSSMDNLHGLGPCRYAEGRCVHGVVESGGLLEESKPCCIGQHSEVKGHPSSYSYGEDSKSSASKGPPQPPVRRESFKATRTGPGCADKRRASDPVHMLNQPGNWTSSTLLSNGKNSNKPNCNPGCSTDARNLQQNGAVDQYYMLSSQLEQCKSCSPETVPNEGYLNQHSTDASRQKNYSPCVPEEFGCLGGKSEALGKELSSDGPLESACLKKEHLMGHHGHRHSAPEKLFSSQLPSLDLSSCQDGALDKPAPHDPYVWKGSPLHPQEEENLTSKEFPHPVTKGYNVEWAESQCSTPGSVTASEIVKPKVEANTIDGHSDVGSCNNQTWGRCFSVPGEMPKPGPETLDLKNIGLTSASSVDTLLGEDRIYEKSKPEVAAKPAASRQHRSSKARRRSERFATNLRNEIQRKKAQLQKSRGSSTLLYGEETVEEVNEQPEYDSPCSDSSPSSQGSESKLNKTTSPTEVHISQPDARSQEAIFHETRSSHWHPKVHQNTSCRRPPQQKGPQNTSCRSPSPQQTDPQNARCRSPSPQQTGPQNISCRSPSPQQKGPQTISCRSPSPQQTGPQNISCRSPSPQQKGPQTISCRSPSPHQTGPQNIRCRSPPLQQTGPQNIRCRSPPLQQTGPQNFGSRFREIAHHTPSPEISEKKEDQTHSKGGRWKWTPEHKLQPQVKPEKENHSRMTSDVVRPSKPAPALASKESDILPFADRRKFFEETSKSLSSSHLPNLPVRHNKSDLSEKYLEKPNCNPNHSYCPGERRYSPGPTPQTYYSPEVLSAYHPTELRPVEQHRCCNQDKDEADLNHSCCYRMRTSETVAHKPMAYFVSEDCRTLPHRHRQYCEHYLHTRNSDFYSTPVAVYEECASHHVCNPERKPLFETFPVEEQEQTKINRKVSLTESVFGDFQCCRKSCQLGDATQQPESRWVHHRAASSYDLSQDQESTSWTTTPLEGHSEGFVKFPQRGRALSESNIQVDLQRLQWLQRREFGGPAALCELEEPRPREEEAGKKKGPPPPRPPPPNWEKYKHRRASHSALCSLPTSQRAPPLRYNSSPSDPSPPPCSLETSRQRSRSLPLREPLENYLRCFHEPHGLLLANHRSALVPKTCNPLCCAGRQDSICELHGDPVPPRIPDALAVSAAAGLQSRRAETSMDKEAMGVPMKTHQVVMGHEKRALYGNLLCFSIKPEKGFEGLAESYFAMNYEQNGDVYRRPEEFKKAAPTTTRCILIQPKENILETNIDEYRREDAISEGLPACYQSTRETPTHLGVSVLETDIDTIPEEGEEPPQVEVVKAALVNLTPDELLRDIVSTDSSLAGILDPCSRLTAADLMEEIFPRSEENRPAEKRRNNRNVLQLNVDIQPERCSPLAHSMTSGPSVSPTSCSSYYSTSAGKAELLNRMKELPGMEEEEEDDELAIKKQQLIDSLSRKLSVLREAQQSLLEDIGANCTLGEEVESLVQTVCKPNELDKFRMFIGDLEKVVSLLLSLSGRLARVENALSGLSLEASHDERLALTEKKQQLSGQLGEARELKEHVDRRERVVLEVLSRYLTEEQLQDYRHFVKMKSALIIEQRQLEEKIRLGEEQLRCLCESLGTGLAQC